The Pseudomonas leptonychotis genomic sequence CGACGCCGAGCAATCAGCCGAGTCCATGCCTGAAGAAACTTCGGCAACTGCAGACGAAGACAACGCCTACCCAGAGCTGACCCAGCTCTATCTGGAAAACGAAGAGGCGCCGGCCTACTTCAGCTTCGATACCGACTTCCACCTCTACGACGCCGAGAACCGTGCCCACGCCTGGGCCAACAGCGATGCGGCCACCCACCTGCTACAGCTCTACCATGGCGATGGTTTGATCAGCGTGGTCAGCGACAGCTGGATCTGGCAGAACCAGGGCATCGGCGAGTACGACAACGCCTGGCTGCTCTGGTACATGACCCAGGACAGCCAGGTCACCCTGCTCTATCGCGCCGACCGCGATGACCTGTTCAGCCTGTTGCTCGAACACTTCCCGCAGGCACTGATCGCCTTGGCGCTGTTGCTGGCATTTGGCCTATGGCACCTGGGCATGCGCCAGGGGCCGCTGCTATTGCCTGCCAGCCGCAATCGCCGACAACTGCAGGAACACCTGCGTGGCAGCGCCGATTTCCTGTTGCGCCACAACGGCCAACACAGCCTGCTGCAAGGCTTGCAGCAGGACATTCAGCGCCGTGCCCGCCACCGTCACCCCGGTTTCGAAAGCCTCGCGGTCGCCGAGCAGTGGCAGATCCTTAGCCGTCTGACCCGCCAGCCTTCCAGCGTTATCAGCCAAGCCATGCGACCGTTGCCCAAGCAGCGACTGGCCGCCGCCGACTTCACCCGCCAGGTCGCCAACCTGCAAACCCTCAGGAATGCCCTATGAGCGAAAACACGCCCGAACAGCCGGAAAGCGAAATCGAACCGGCTGCCGTAACCCCCGAGACCGCCACCGAAACACCGGCCGCGGCACCCGTTGCGGCACCAGCGCCAGCTGCCCCGGCAGCCGCTGCGGCCAATCCAAATGCTCAGCGTCAACGCGCCAGCCAGCTGGCTCAGGCGCTACGCGCTGAGTTGCAGAAAGCCCTGATCGGCCAGACGGCGGTGATTGACGACGTGCTTAGCGCGCTGATCGCCGGCGGCCACGTACTGGTCGAAGGCGTTCCCGGCCTCGGCAAGACCCTACTGGTTCGCGCTCTGGCGCGCTGTTTTGGCGGCGAGTTCTCACGCATCCAGTTCACCCCGGACCTGATGCCCAGCGACGTCACCGGTCACGCCGTATACGACCTGCAGAGCGAACAGTTCAAGCTGCGCAAAGGTCCGGTTTTTACCAACCTGCTGCTGGCGGACGAAATCAACCGCGCCCCGGCCAAGACTCAGGCCGCACTGCTGGAAGTCATGCAGGAGCGCCAGGTGACGCTTGAAGGCCGCGCCCTGAACGTGCCACTGCCCTTTATGGTGCTGGCCACGCAGAACCCGATCGAACAGGAAGGCACCTACCCGCTGCCGGAAGCCGAGCTCGACCGCTTTATGCTCAAGCTGCGCATGGACTACCCCGAGCAGAGCGAAGAGCTGAACATGGTCCGCCAGGTGGCGCGCTCCAGCAAAGCCGACATGCTCGAAGTAACCCCACTGCGCACCCTGCTGCAGGCCCGCGACGTACTGGCGCTGCAGAAAATAGCCAGCGACTTACCGATTGATGAGCAGGTGCTCGACTACGCCGTGCGCATTGCCCGCGCCACCCGCACCTGGCCGGGCCTGGCCATCGGCGCCGGGCCGCGCGCCTCGATTGCCCTGGTACGTTGCGGCCGCGCCCGCGCCCTACTGCGCGGCGGCGATTTCGTGCTGCCGGATGACATCAAAGGCTGCGCTCTGGCCGTGCTACGCCATCGCGTTCGCCTGTCACCGGAGCTGGATATCGAAGGCCTGTCGGTGGATCAGGTGCTGCAACAACTGCTCAGCCAGGTTCCGGCACCGCGCCTATGAAGCACGCATTGAAAGGCGCTACGGCATGAAACCCTCGCGCGCGTTGCTGGCGCTGCTCGCCGGCCTATTCGCCCTCGGTATTGTGCTGGGCATCTGCAGTGCTCTGGCCATCGCCGTGCCGCGCAGCTTTACCCCAATCTACTGGGGCCTGCTGTTGGTGCTGCTTGGCTTAGCCCTGGTCGACGCCCTGCTGCTGCGCCAAGTGCCCTCGCCGCGCCTCGAGCGCCAGCTGCCCGGCAACCTGCCGCTGGGGCGCTGGAGTGACGTGCGACTGAACCTGCACCACACTTACAACCGTGCGCTACAGGTAGAGGTGTTCGACCACCTGCCCGGCGATATGGCCTTCGAACACCTGCCACTCAAGGTTGACCTGCACCCAGGTGAACAGACCCAGGTCAGCTACCGGGTGCGCCCGTTACTGCGTGGACATTTTCATTTCCCTCAGTGCGAAGTCAGCCTGCCCAGCCCCATGGGCCTATGGCGCGCCCGTCGTTATCTGCCGTTGGCCGGCGAAACCCGCGTCTATCCGGACTTCGCCCGCCTGTACGGCGCACAGCTAATGGCGGTGGATGACTGGCTCAGCCAGCTTGGCGTGCGCCAGCAGCAACGTCGCGGCCTGGGCCAAGAATTCCACCAGTTAC encodes the following:
- a CDS encoding DUF4350 domain-containing protein — translated: MSRRIQFFLGAGLLLVIGLLGIYLLGKLTPYQETLEHGPDPEARANPYLAAEHFLRKQGLKVQRADGLEVMKDLPSVGQTLLLLGDRNRMTPKQAERLLAWAGKGGHLLFVAERLWDEEDGKSGDLLLDSLGIQQYESEELDEDASEATDEEASTENEPDAEQSAESMPEETSATADEDNAYPELTQLYLENEEAPAYFSFDTDFHLYDAENRAHAWANSDAATHLLQLYHGDGLISVVSDSWIWQNQGIGEYDNAWLLWYMTQDSQVTLLYRADRDDLFSLLLEHFPQALIALALLLAFGLWHLGMRQGPLLLPASRNRRQLQEHLRGSADFLLRHNGQHSLLQGLQQDIQRRARHRHPGFESLAVAEQWQILSRLTRQPSSVISQAMRPLPKQRLAAADFTRQVANLQTLRNAL
- a CDS encoding AAA family ATPase encodes the protein MSENTPEQPESEIEPAAVTPETATETPAAAPVAAPAPAAPAAAAANPNAQRQRASQLAQALRAELQKALIGQTAVIDDVLSALIAGGHVLVEGVPGLGKTLLVRALARCFGGEFSRIQFTPDLMPSDVTGHAVYDLQSEQFKLRKGPVFTNLLLADEINRAPAKTQAALLEVMQERQVTLEGRALNVPLPFMVLATQNPIEQEGTYPLPEAELDRFMLKLRMDYPEQSEELNMVRQVARSSKADMLEVTPLRTLLQARDVLALQKIASDLPIDEQVLDYAVRIARATRTWPGLAIGAGPRASIALVRCGRARALLRGGDFVLPDDIKGCALAVLRHRVRLSPELDIEGLSVDQVLQQLLSQVPAPRL